In Ignavibacteriales bacterium, the following are encoded in one genomic region:
- a CDS encoding DUF4431 domain-containing protein, protein MKKLFITVILVLLYHEYVCTQLSNCLRYEPAVVTLTGVIERQIFPGRPNYKSIKNGDEPETCWILKLQRSVCVAASDTDQVNETEYNVKRMHLVLQQHQYKSYHKLLGRKVIVTGTLFHSITGHHHTRVLLTTKEIKEQ, encoded by the coding sequence ATGAAAAAACTTTTTATCACGGTAATCCTTGTTCTTTTGTATCACGAGTACGTCTGTACTCAACTATCGAATTGTCTTCGTTATGAGCCAGCGGTAGTCACACTGACAGGAGTCATCGAAAGGCAAATATTCCCGGGTCGTCCGAATTATAAGAGCATCAAAAATGGAGATGAGCCGGAAACATGTTGGATACTAAAACTTCAACGGTCGGTTTGTGTAGCTGCATCAGACACTGACCAAGTAAATGAAACTGAATACAATGTAAAACGCATGCATTTAGTTCTTCAACAGCACCAATACAAAAGCTATCATAAACTTCTTGGTCGTAAGGTTATCGTAACAGGAACTCTCTTTCACTCTATTACAGGTCATCATCATACGAGAGTCCTATTGACCACGAAGGAAATTAAGGAACAGTAA